From the Longimicrobium sp. genome, the window GTGGGCGCGCGAGTGGAGCTCGGGCGCGCGCGACCCGGTGACGAACGCGATCGGGATGCTCGCGAACGCGGGGAGGGTGCGCAGGGCGCGGCAGCACTCCACGCCGTCGCGGCCGGGCATGTCGTTGTCCAGCAGGACGGCGTCGGCGCGGCCGCTGTCGCGCTCGGCCCATCCCAGCAGGTCGTCGCCGCTGGCGAAGGGGAGCACCTCGAACCCGCGGCAGCGCAGCACCGATGAGAGCAGGTACCCCTGGTCCGGGTCGTCGTCGGCGAACGCGATGCGAAAAGCTTGCGGCATAA encodes:
- a CDS encoding response regulator, with translation MPQAFRIAFADDDPDQGYLLSSVLRCRGFEVLPFASGDDLLGWAERDSGRADAVLLDNDMPGRDGVECCRALRTLPAFASIPIAFVTGSRAPELHSRAHDAGARQVIDKDETMLERLILWLDESLSGPR